The Caenorhabditis elegans chromosome I genome includes the window AATGTGTTTTTGGCATAAATCCAAATTACAAGCCAATTTAAacgttttcactgaaatttaatGGCTGGGTGTTACATGCGTCACTCCAACTAAAAACCTATCAATCTCCGAGCTCGGTGAAAACAAATACAgtttaatgcaaaaatatgggcacctttaaagagtactgtaatttcaaacattagaataagtttcattttctattatttcttatctaaaacctaaaattaaaaaaaaacactagttttcaataaatcgctagaaattgagaagaaacgAGTCTGAAactattgtaatttttttttttttttcaacaaaataaaattacgtTATTTTaagtaaatttaaacttttttgtcgacaaattcggcaaatcggcaagttgtaggtttgccgatttgtccgaaattttcattttcgtcaatttgccgatttgccggaaattgtcaattccggcaatttgccactttgccgatttgccgaaaatttttaactccggcaatttgccagtttgccgatttgctggataTCAGGTGtgccagaaatttctagagggattattttatatttgccgatttgtcggaattttcaattttggcaatttgccgatttgccggaaattggcAATTCCGggaattttccgatttaccggaatatttaaattctggcaatttgccaatttgccgatttgccgtaaattttcaattccggcaattttccgatttgcctgaaattttattttcgtcaatctgaaaatttttcggaaattttcaattttggcaatttgctgatttgccacAAATTGACGATTCCgggaattttccgatttgccggaatatttaaattttggtaatatgccaatttgccgatttgccgtaaattttcaattccggcattttgccgatttgcctgaaattttaatttcggcaattttccgatttgcctgaaattttatttccgtcattttgaaaatttttcggaaattttcaagtttggcagtttgccgatttgccagaaatgttctattccggcaatttgccagtttccgttttgccggaaattttcaattcctgcgattcgccgatttgccggtaaaaaatcgtttacctctggtttgatctacgtaaatctacaaaacatGCGGATGTTGAGACGCAGaattctcaactgattttgtatGCTGACGCCACtttttttcgggcaaaaaattcccgcatttttggaGATCACCCGTGATGGGACATCCTGACACCAATTTATAAATTGTACAAAAGTGAGTCATTAGTTGTTTCAATGCTCCATTGCTCTTCATTGAAACACCCctaaaatcaacaatttcttTCTGTTTACCCCTGATGAACTAAATATGTCTCAACGATTTACTATAAATATCTCGATCccaactttaaaataattttttttttcttatcggCAATTAGCCCGAAataaaatatccggcaaatcggcaaaaaatgaCTAAAGGAACTTCGCCAAAGTCAGCGTCATCTTTTGATCaacctatttttttccaattcttcctTCTGCCAATGACCCTGAAACGTCacttaatcattttttttcacccaCAATATGATAAGATCACTGCTACGGCGACCTGTTCATCCCCAAAACTGTTCTTTATTCTTTCTAAACGAATTTTGGTCGTGATCTCTGTAAGCCagagaaaaatggagaagtAGGTCGTTTTCCTGGTTATTTTAAGCggtttatttctcaaaaaatttcatttagtacacgtggtgccaggctgtcccataaaggcttgatctacaaaaaatgcgggaattttttgcccggAAAAAAGTGACGTTAGCacattcttaaccatgcgaaatcagttgagaactctgcgtctcttctcccacatattttgtagatctatgtagatcaaaccgaaatgagacactctggcaccacgtgcgcGCGCAAATGAGGAAAGCgctgaccaatcagcgaatGACAAAATgtgctgattggtcggcgcAGCCTTGGTTTGCGCTCgaatttaaaatagaaaacctaaattttttcgattttccaatatattccgagaaaaaaaaaatttttttccttttcaaaattcctttttagaattagaaaattgtaaaatgttctgttaatttttaaaacatttttttcgaattattccgatttgctgttttttcggcaaattcggcaaatcagcagtttgtcaaaaataaaaaaaatcagttccagcaatttgcggaattgccgatttgccggaaatttcgattctggcaatttgccaatttgccggaaatgccgatttgccggaaatttgccagaaatgccgatttgccaatttgccggaaatgccgatttaccggaaattgtaattccggcgatttgccgatttgccggaattttcaattctggcaatttgctgatttgccagaaatttgggaaacgacaatttaccggaaatttcaattccggcaacttgccgaattgccgatttgccaaaaatttcaattccggcgatttgccagaaatttgtcaaattcccaatttgcaggaaattccGGAAACgacgatttaccggaaatttcaattccggcaattttccgatttgctgtgaatttgccgaaaatgttgaTTCACCGATTGGCCGGAATTTTCGaatccggaaatttgccgcttttccggcaattttccgatttgccgtttttcggcaaatcgacagtttgccaaaaataaaaataaaacaaattttaattccggaaatttgccaatttttctccatcaatttttcccgGTTTTTcgttgttagtttttttcggGACTACTATAATAATCCCAAGTCAACTTTTTTCCTTCAGTTTCTTGATAAACGTCTTCATCTCTTCATCTATATTACAATTcactctctctttctctctttctctcataTTCTAACACTATAATTCTCGAAACAAAAACTCGGGTCGTTTGGGGTCGAATCTGGTTTATCATTCGTCATTAATAGACGACTTATGTCTTCAATTGCTTCCTCatttacaatattttctttctttttccttttttctctctctcttcaaTCTTCTTCTATTTGTTTTCTTACTTTTCCTTCCATTATTTGCCAACAATCCCTGCCAACCAGTCCAAAACCCATCACCTCTCCTCATTTCTTAAACATATTTCCCCAATTTCAGAGAATGTTCGGCTTCTTGTTGGGTACACTTTGTGTTTCTCTAGCTATTCTTGGAGCACAATCAGCTAAATGCACAGCTAAAAGTGGAGATATTAGTGCTCGGTGGCAGGTGAGTCATTTTGTTTGAGCACAACTCAAGTGGTTTGTTTAAACTGATTCTTGGTGCCAATCGTTTTGAACAACTATTATGGgtacacaaaattctgagaatgcgtactgcgcaacatatttcacgcgaaaaatatcaaaactacagtaatcctttaagtggctactgtagcgcttgtgtcgatttacgggctcaattttttaatttattgaaaaatgtaaattattgaaatgatgtaacttttcgaaaaaaaaaaatcatttcgaaaatcgagcctgTAAATCgacctacagtagtcatttaaagaattactgtagttttgatattttgcgcgtcaaatatgttgtgcaatacgcattctaaGAATTTTAGTGTTCCCttaatatatttattgaaaaactagaaaaaagaaaaaggcaTGAAACTTTAGGGAAACgttagaaaaactgaaaatgtttttttaaaagaattaattaaaaataaaatatacctTAAAATGTGCTTTTTGAGAATAATATCGTTATTGTGATGTTTCAATGacattgaaacaattttcattttatctgaaaaaattttaaaaaatacttttttttgaaaaatttcaaaacttttcagtcaattttttcgcCTAAAACAATGACCATCCTAACACTTTGGaggtaatttttgattttttctgcaaaaaatctgaaaggctacaagaaacattttttgaaatgttgaaattgtgaaatttcagaaaaaactaaaacttagaaaaaaatttcgactggaaattttaagccaaaaatttttttttccttaaaatggcagaaaataactggtaggtaggcatgaagTAGGCAGCTTTACCCTACCCCCCAAAAAATACGGTGGCcgagtcttttttttttctcggccacaCTCAAGGTCATTTTATCAGATTTTATCAGGCCAAAGTGAAAACTGCGCAAAAATattagggtttttttttctctgaacaAATCTGGTTTCTGATATCAATACTAAATAGTTTGCAGGCCCTGTGTCTTGTGCAGTGattccttgaaaaaaaaattgcgcgtAAGATATAATGTTTTCAGGTTGTGGATGGAGAATTAACTGTCGAAGTTACCACAAAAAACGTTGGAAACAATGAATGGTCAGCAGTTGGATTTGGACCTGATATGGTATGTAATATTACTTTCccctacaaactacaaaaactacaaactccAATTTGCAGAGCGATCTAATCGTTGTCATTTTCCAAGTGGTAGACTTTAAGCCAAGCCTTGTGACTGGAACGACTCAGGGATACGGAGCACCTGCACTCGATGCTTCTCCATCTGTCACTCTTCAATCTCTCGATTATAACAGTGAGTTTAGTACgccgtggcctagaaaatcaaaaactaggCCAAGGTGtctttttctaggccatgccTTGTCTTGTTCTGACCAAGATTATTACGGGGACACTTACTGTCGAGAATGCGTACTGTGCAacttatttgacgcgcaaaatatctcgcagcgaaaactacagtaattgtttatctgactactgtagcgcttttgtcgatttacaggatctcgatttttttttgtcatttttatgcttaattttaaaattctatcgATCGAtccattcaaaaatcgagttcccgtaaatcgacaaaagcgctacagtagtcggATAAacaattactgtagttttcgctacgagatattttgcgcgtcaaatatgttacgcaatacgcattttcgaaatttagtGTTCCAGTAATacctttaatttaaaactgtCGGCGGCAATACATCAAATTTAacgcgcaatttttttttaatttcatccGCCAATTTAAATTTGCGCGTAGAATCTGATGTATTGAATCGTTATCGCCAAAATGTACAAACACCGGCTACAATGCATCAAATTTCACGCGCAAAActtcaatatttgaatttgcgCGTAAATTCTGATGTATCAGGTCATAGCTGTCTCTTCACTCCAAAACACCATATTTCACGCGCaaatttattatcaaattatGTTTCAGGCAACACCCTCGTGGCTCGATTTGCTCGCCCAGTTGGCTCCCTCTCCACATGCACAACATGGAATGTaagttgacaaaaaatatcacttccccccccccccccccacttcTACCGTAACCTGTCCACCTACCTCCTCATAACACCCTGTTACAGTTCGTCACCGAAGGATCCATCGAAGACGGATCAATTGGATATCACAATGCTGCTCCACACACTGTGGAAATTTGTGCCAACAAGTGTACCCGCAAGATCTTTAACTAacttctttctctcttttgCTCACTccatttttataataatttggGATTCTGTTTTTgcttggaaaaataaaaataaacctaTGGCTTTGCTATCCAGGAACTCTCGGGTATACCAGAAATGCAAGAGTGCTCTACTGACAAGTGTTCTGTGTAATCCACGtggagaaaaatagaaaaaaaacccacaaaaatgacgattttgatttttaaaaaatttcggaaacacggggttctggccttcctcattgaatttttcgccctccattgacaatcctgccggacaacgcgtgggaaagccgtgtactccacacggacaaatacatttagttttacaactaaaaccgagccgcgacgcgacacgcaacgcgccgtaaatctaccccagatatggccgagccaaaatggcctagttcggcaaactcttccatttcaatttatgagggaagccagaaatccgtaacggaaactctgaaaaattcgattttcccgccaaaaaaactTGCGTGTGAAATCCGATGTATTAACTCCGCCCCTCTCAATGCACCATACTTTACGCGCAAGTTTTCAGTTCTTCAACGCCCAGCCATTAAATGGACCATCTGTGTCGAACCTCGGCAGCCCGGAAATTCAATTGAcggtattaaaattttcatttcacacgtggtgtcagagtgtctcatttcggcttgatctacttagatctacgaaaaatgcgggaacagagacgcagagttctcaactgatttcgcatggttaagaacgtgctgacgtcacatatatttgggcgaaaaattcccgcattttttgtagatcaaaccgtgttagggcagcctggcaccacgtgattTTAACATTATTTGACATGATTTTCTTACAGGACGTGTGCCCGAATGAGTGTACAGGAGTATTTACGGAACGCGACGTGGCATATGATCCAGTACCACAGGCTGCCATATATAATAATAGAATTTCGAATCGATTCAACGGAATTTTTGATCCATCGGctgctttttaaaaataactttttttcttcttgatctcgtcaataaatgttttatttttattaaattcgatatttttttcagaaattggaggttaaaaaaacttttttctaaaatttttaaataatttatcgCTTTTTCTTAtataaaacttaatttaaaTGGTCATTTTATTAATATATTCGCAAATTCAgataaactattttcaaatttcgcggtCTGTGCATTTTGACGTGATGGTGTTGACGtacaggttactgtagtcacTTTTCTTCGTGGGTGGTCTTGGACCACCGATATTTTAGGCcaatcatcgatttttttcgcattttttgagaataatttgatttttttttcaaattaaattagttttaaaattgaaatttcaattttaatatataaaattcttaatttttcatctggaaaatgagaaaattagtTATCTTCGTGTGTGGTCTTGGGCCACCGAAGTTTAGGCCAATCAgcggatttttaaatttttcgtgttattttttacatttgtgtaaatattgattaattatttattaaaataattttgaaattaaaattccaactctaaaatatgaaattgttaatttttcgacaagaaaatgatttttcttcatgGGCGGTCTCATTTCCACCAATTTTCTTTCCTTCTTATATGAATTATAATTTGCGAAAAAGTTAAACTCTCTTTTTAAATTAAGTGTtattaaatcaatttcaattgaaatttttatctcTGCCGTATTGAATCTTCACAGAAAACGCGTTTTCTTCAGACCTCCCACGaagaaaagtcaatttttcgaaattttcccatttttcagagCTTAAAACCAATGTTTCCCAGTGGTCACAATGAAAAATGGACTCGTGGTTACCAGCGGGAGAATTCTCTGTTGTAAGTTACAGCTTCTTTTTGAgccaataaattgaaattttcgaattttcagacatcaCGACGACGAGTTCAGATCGTTCCAGCGTCGCACAGACTGCCCACAACATTTTTACCAGCAAACGAATGGGTATGAGCACTCTCTGTTTGGTgaaaaggtaaaaaaaaagcgaaagaaaaggagaataaaatttttaaaaaatttaattttcaggccggATTCCACGAAGCTTCTGCACAAAACCTGCTTATGCATCTTGCATCACAGATTTCTCCGATGGAATTCGCTAAACTCCAACTCGAGCTCTTGGCTAGGTGCGATTTGTGCTCGAGAATGTGCTTTAAACCggttattttctttaatttcagccaaaataaGCAGCGTCCGCATCGTGGTGCAGGTTTCGGCTCGTACCTCATGAGCCCGCCGGCAACAGTGTCAAGCTCTCGGAGCACAGTGCTCTGTTGCAACCCGGCTCCACCATACGCCAGTCACTGCCAATCACCGGCTGCTTCTGATGATTTCGGCCATCACTTTGGCTCGTTCGACTCGATGTCCGCCTACAATTTCCACAACAACAACCAGCAGCAAAGACGTGAAGCACACGTTTCTAGAGGTAAATGCtcatttgaattgaattttctaaaatttcagcgaggaaaattgctcatttttgaaaaaaaaactgatttttaaatagCTTAGAAAgcaaattcaattattttttaagataaGCAGacaagaaaatcgatttttagccgtgaaaaatttaagatcgTGCCGAAATTctctaaaattatatttgcaTGTACCTTTAAAGTAGTACGAtagaagattttttgtttttgaatatcgTAGACAGAAATTGTagttcatatttaaaaaagaaagaaaactcggccaaaaatttccatttcaatttaaaaaaaagtggtttttaacaattttagcGTTGTAAAAAATGAGATCGTACCGGGACCAGGGGTGAGCGGCAATCGGcgattttcgtgatttttcggcgatcggcgatcgccgaaggaaaaaaattcatcggcgatcgccgaaggaaaaaaattcatcggcgatcgccgatggaatttttcaataaattcatctcgatttttaaaatctcatgtttttttacgattgttttgttgtttttaattttttttttttttttgagtaaatgttaattttttcgtCGCATTTCCttaccaaacaaaaaaacggaaaGGTAACTCGTTAAAATAGCtcttaaaatatgtttttttttcaatataaaaatatagacgaacgccgatcgccgaaatttttcggaaattggtgatcgccgatcgccgatttttttgggcgaCTGCTCAGCCCTGACCGGGAcctcattgaattttattaGCGTGCGTCTTTAAAATATTACGATACATGATTTCGACATTTCTCGTTCcgaagtttttggtttttaagtAACCTAGCTGacttttattcaataaattaatgaaaaatcagtcaaaaaatctattaatttccattttgttaaacaaatttgtgagttttaacatttttagtcTTAAAAATTGGAGATCGCGCCGAGACCCGCTCAAACTTTTtagcatgcgcctttaaaatattaaaatacatgATTTCGACTTTTCTCGTTCCGAAGTTTTGGTTCAgctgatttttattcaaaaaattatgaaagtcagtctaaaaatcgataaatttccattttaatcaacatattttgtgaattttaacatttttagcCTTGAAAATGCAAGATCGCGGGGAGACccattcaaactttttagcTTGTGCCTTTAAAGTATTACGCtataagtttttgttttttaaataaattttccatttttccagatgGAAAGAGCTTCGATCAAGGCAACATCTACACCGCCGAAGATGTGCACACGGTTGTCAAGAACCATCGGAACGAGAACAATCAACGAGTCGTCTCCAACAAAGTATTCGTTGGTGGAATCTCGCATATGATGAATCGGAAGATCATTAACAAATTCTTCGGTCAATTTGGAACGGTTTTCGTCGATTGGCCAGTGAAGCAGAAGCCGAATTGtaggatttttattttttttaattgctttgttagactcaaaattgtctgaaaacaccgaatttcatgaggaaacttctcaaaaaaaagttatgactgctcaaaaaatggcctaaaattagttaaaatttgaaatttgacctacttgtcaagcggctagaaactaacttttttgaaatcaccgtctaattttgagtatacaatgtaattatcctgcgttttcaactcgatttaggtattttaaagtcgatggacggcgagattttcaaattttttctaccaaatctcgccgtccaaaatatgtttaaaatacctaaatgaagttgaaaacgcaagataattacattgtatactcaagtgatttcaaaaaaatcagtttccagccgcttgacaagtcggtcaaatttcaaattttaactaattttaggccattttttgagccgtcattacttttttttgagaagttttcaagcagttttatcataaaatttgatttttttcagacaatttcgagtctaaaaaagcaatttttaaaaaattcgactataCCAcctttaaattgtttaaatttaaaaatcttaaatttttcaattttcagctcgcgGAAAATCGATCGCCATTGGATCCTACTCGTACTTGTTCCTTGTCTATTCGGATGAGCAGTCAGTGATCAAACTGATGTCTGCATGCCATCGAAATTCACAAAACGACTTCTTCGTTTCAGTGCCAGGATTTAGAGATATGGTTaggagaaaataaataatcaataattttaaaatcaataaaattaataaaacttcCAATTTAGATTCAAATCCGTCCCTGGTTCATCTACAACGGTTTCTACATCTTGGAAAAAGCCCGTCACAACCGTATCATCGATATTCACCGGACCGTCTTTCTTGGAGGACTCCCGAGAATTGTAACAGCCGAGGAAATAGCTCAAATGTTCTCAGAGTTCGGAGTTGTTCTTCTCGTCACAATCGATATTGATCAAGACTACGGATACCCGAAAGGAGCGGCTCGAGTGACTTTCGAACGGGATTCTGCGTTTAATAGGGCACTGGAGaagaaattcctgaaattcgACAATATCGATTCGAGCAAGACGGTTAGTTACTCAAAATGcctctttttcatttaaaaaatatcgaaaaaatgacctgatttttgctaaatttttttgctcgcTAATTTGGTCAATTTCCCCTGTGGAAACGgtcagaaattgatttttatttaataattgcATATTTTGTCGCTTACCCCACGTTATTTTATTGAGTTTGACCGAAATAACGTAAGATAAACGacaaaaataagcaaaatataagaattattgaataaaaatcattttctgacAGCTGCGAAAtggcattttttcgaaaattctagcTAGAAAATTCGGCCTTTTTGCGATATTCTCATTAtaacaacacaaaaaatcaagcCTTTTACCCTATTTTTCAGTATaatgtataaaaataaataataaaattttagacaaaaacaCCGAAATAACGTAAGATAACAAagaaaagtgagcaaaatataacaattattgaataaaaatcaatttcccaCAGTTGCGAAAcgggaaaaattcaagattttagctaaaattaaaccttttttcaaatttttttaattctagcTGTAAAATTCAGCTTTTTTGCGCCATTTTTGAGTAtaataacacaaaaaaaatcaagttctttgcattatttttcagtataaAACCTGAACTTTTCGCCAAAAACACCGAAATAACGTAAGATAAGCGacaaaaatggcgaaaatataacaattattaaataaaaattaatttccgaCAGCTGCGACAcgggaaaattggcaaaattcaagattttagCTATTTAGAATCActtggtgccaggctgtcacatcacggtttgatctacgaattttttgtccaaaaatgcgtgacgtcagcacgttctgaACCATAGAGCTAcatagatcaagccgaaatggggcagcctgacaccacgtgtagaataggtcttctttttctaaaggtataaaatttggcattttcgcagcattttgagtataaaagttaaaaaaaaaccaaaaaattgcatatttcAGATGATAGAGATCAAGCCATACGTGATGGAAGATGTTGGATGTGATGAGTGTGGAGGTTTATGGTTCAATCCATTCCTAAGCATCTACGATCATTTAAAATGTGCAAAAGACGATCATCAAAAGGAACagaaaatggctgaaattaagaatttcAATATGTGGTCATCCAGAAGCCCATTCTCACTAAATTCTGGTGATGGACACGATGATTTGATCACGAAAATGGATGCCGGATTCAAGAAGAATTGCAATTT containing:
- the fog-1 gene encoding RRM domain-containing protein (Confirmed by transcript evidence), which translates into the protein MFPSGHNEKWTRGYQRENSLLHHDDEFRSFQRRTDCPQHFYQQTNGYEHSLFGEKAGFHEASAQNLLMHLASQISPMEFAKLQLELLASQNKQRPHRGAGFGSYLMSPPATVSSSRSTVLCCNPAPPYASHCQSPAASDDFGHHFGSFDSMSAYNFHNNNQQQRREAHVSRDGKSFDQGNIYTAEDVHTVVKNHRNENNQRVVSNKVFVGGISHMMNRKIINKFFGQFGTVFVDWPVKQKPNSRGKSIAIGSYSYLFLVYSDEQSVIKLMSACHRNSQNDFFVSVPGFRDMIQIRPWFIYNGFYILEKARHNRIIDIHRTVFLGGLPRIVTAEEIAQMFSEFGVVLLVTIDIDQDYGYPKGAARVTFERDSAFNRALEKKFLKFDNIDSSKTMIEIKPYVMEDVGCDECGGLWFNPFLSIYDHLKCAKDDHQKEQKMAEIKNFNMWSSRSPFSLNSGDGHDDLITKMDAGFKKNCNLACTYSNRENEKNETEMGARKFLEMVKSFGLEKEKTVTVNGNEYPIGPDLWDKFLPAPKYDVGTEPVRMNPEAKLQQFLRMKRTNVYSNKSAYCKEAPCRQYYCPSCSNKLHSGPNQHTLLPAGKPERRPRKDKNMYLVNMGK
- the Y54E10A.17 gene encoding DOMON domain-containing protein (Confirmed by transcript evidence), translated to MFGFLLGTLCVSLAILGAQSAKCTAKSGDISARWQVVDGELTVEVTTKNVGNNEWSAVGFGPDMSDLIVVIFQVVDFKPSLVTGTTQGYGAPALDASPSVTLQSLDYNSNTLVARFARPVGSLSTCTTWNFVTEGSIEDGSIGYHNAAPHTVEICANKCTRKIFN
- the fog-1 gene encoding RRM domain-containing protein (Confirmed by transcript evidence) yields the protein MSACHRNSQNDFFVSVPGFRDMIQIRPWFIYNGFYILEKARHNRIIDIHRTVFLGGLPRIVTAEEIAQMFSEFGVVLLVTIDIDQDYGYPKGAARVTFERDSAFNRALEKKFLKFDNIDSSKTMIEIKPYVMEDVGCDECGGLWFNPFLSIYDHLKCAKDDHQKEQKMAEIKNFNMWSSRSPFSLNSGDGHDDLITKMDAGFKKNCNLACTYSNRENEKNETEMGARKFLEMVKSFGLEKEKTVTVNGNEYPIGPDLWDKFLPAPKYDVGTEPVRMNPEAKLQQFLRMKRTNVYSNKSAYCKEAPCRQYYCPSCSNKLHSGPNQHTLLPAGKPERRPRKDKNMYLVNMGK
- the Y54E10A.17 gene encoding DOMON domain-containing protein (Confirmed by transcript evidence) — translated: MFGFLLGTLCVSLAILGAQSAKCTAKSGDISARWQVVDGELTVEVTTKNVGNNEWSAVGFGPDMSDLIVVIFQVVDFKPSLVTGTTQGYGAPALDASPSVTLQSLDYNSNTLVARFARPVGSLSTCTTWNFFNAQPLNGPSVSNLGSPEIQLTDVCPNECTGVFTERDVAYDPVPQAAIYNNRISNRFNGIFDPSAAF
- the fog-1 gene encoding RRM domain-containing protein (Confirmed by transcript evidence); amino-acid sequence: MMNRKIINKFFGQFGTVFVDWPVKQKPNSRGKSIAIGSYSYLFLVYSDEQSVIKLMSACHRNSQNDFFVSVPGFRDMIQIRPWFIYNGFYILEKARHNRIIDIHRTVFLGGLPRIVTAEEIAQMFSEFGVVLLVTIDIDQDYGYPKGAARVTFERDSAFNRALEKKFLKFDNIDSSKTMIEIKPYVMEDVGCDECGGLWFNPFLSIYDHLKCAKDDHQKEQKMAEIKNFNMWSSRSPFSLNSGDGHDDLITKMDAGFKKNCNLACTYSNRENEKNETEMGARKFLEMVKSFGLEKEKTVTVNGNEYPIGPDLWDKFLPAPKYDVGTEPVRMNPEAKLQQFLRMKRTNVYSNKSAYCKEAPCRQYYCPSCSNKLHSGPNQHTLLPAGKPERRPRKDKNMYLVNMGK